The nucleotide sequence ATCGAGTTTCTGGAGACCGTCCGCACGGGACGGCCGAAGCTCCCCTTCGTCCTCTTCACGGGCCGTGGCTCGGAGGAAATCGCGAGTCGAGCCATCTCCGCCGGCGTCACCGAATACCTCCAGAAGGGAGGCGGCACCGACCAGTACACCGTTCTCGCCAACCGGATCGAGAACAGCGTCCGGGCGTTCCGCGCCGAGACGGCGGTGAGCCGCACCGAGGAGCGGTACCACAACCTGGTCGATACGGCCCCCATCCCGATCATCGTCTTCGACCGCGACGGCGTGTTGGTCTACTCGAACGACGCCGCCGTCGACTTCCTCAACGCCGACACGCACGCGGGCCTGGAGGGATCGACGTTCACCGACTTCCTCCACCCGGAGGACCGAGAACACG is from Haloplanus salinarum and encodes:
- a CDS encoding response regulator translates to MVDPIRVLHVDDDPEFVEMTATFLERADERITVETATAVDEALAQLDGADVDCIVSDYDMPGRNGIEFLETVRTGRPKLPFVLFTGRGSEEIASRAISAGVTEYLQKGGGTDQYTVLANRIENSVRAFRAETAVSRTEERYHNLVDTAPIPIIVFDRDGVLVYSNDAAVDFLNADTHAGLEGSTFTDFLHPEDREHASERFERLMEEGIPLPEVEFRLRAVDGEIKPATVATAPGYYRGEKVAQAMAYR